The genomic region tggtggaatgagttgcccagtgctctctgttcctgtgatagttttgggtctttcaagagggatctaaaggcatatctgttccacatgcacttagtttattaagtgtttcttatgcgttatgctttgtatattatagtatttattcattttcattaggctgttgatttgaattgacattgttgtttattatttctattctaatgtagtcttaccaagtttttaatgtttactgttaaatttaacgattgtattgttgttatttatatgtcgctttggacaaaagcgtctgctaaataccataaccaaaTATATAGACTACATCAGACTACATCAAACACTGTGACTCAATTACTgactttaaaaacagacttaAAACTTATCTCTTCAAGATGGCTtatggactgactgactgactgacagacatttacttttttttttgttgagatgactataattttaaaaacctttttgtttatttgtgaagtgaccttgggtgACCTGAAAGGCACTCTAaataaaatgaaggagagagaagaaaatgtgctgcctagatcattgattggaactttacttttaaaaaacagcctGCTGGTGTTAATAAAatataaagtgttgattaaaataaagtcctctgcaatgtctgcagcaaggaatttgcatatcaccggagtttgtcaactctaaagtcgcacaccaatgcaaaaaaatagtgttgacattgaggagtgttcatttattttcattgtgtcctctAGGTTATagctgtggcctgaaatgccttgtatatGAAAAAATTACTttctgaagcacttttgaatttatttcctcagcatattaggttatatcatagattattatggccattatttgaacagtgaaaataataataaaagagtttttgaactttaatgtcactaatgctgattattcaatgattcatttgaatttaaatatttaaaatactttcacagcaaaaattatatatatgcgattaatttagatgaattaatcacagagtatgtaactAATTCGATTCATTTTTTAAATCGATTGGCagccattatatatatatatatatatatatatatatatatatatatatatatatatatatatatacctgattttatatatatatatataaaaagcttGTATGATTTAAGAGGGTTGTACACATGTTTTCAATTGAGACTAATTAAATTCTGTTTGTTCTTGTGACCTTCacaggaggagctggagaaggacaGCCGTGTGACCTGGATTGTGGAGTTTTTCGCCAATTGGTCTCCAGAGTGCCAGTCCTTTGCAGCTGTCTATGCAGATCTGTCACTGAAGTAAGAGTCTAGCCTCTCACAACCCTACTGTGCTGAGAACCCCACTCATAACAGCACTGCAACCAAAAGTTACTTTATCTCCTCCAACGTTTGCAATGAAAGCTACATCACTTTCACTAAATATATAGAGTTAAACCAATCTAACCATagtggtggctttcttaatctatttaaaCGTTTCTTAGACGTTAGTACATCTTTTTTTACattgtaggaatcacatactacaacacatATTCATACAAACACGATCAAATTTGTGATTACAGAGTTTggttttagcatgggtttcctccgtaaaagagactaGTATTTAGCTTCACAGCCTGCGGTTAAATTCCTTAAATTCACAGACATGTCTTGGCATGTTAAGTGGCTAAGCTGCTCTCTAGCAGgtaaaacatgtttaaatggctgtagcctacatttaaaacaatttattataatgatgccacatgtctacgtttgtttagatccagtgacacTGCCATCATGGAAACGGAACGtcactttattttttaaggTTTAGGTTTTAAGCTACCTAAAGGAGAGGGCTGAGTAGTCAGTTTTGCATATTCAATGTCTGAGCAATTGTAGATCTCAAGAACAACAAATATTTTAATCAGTTTAGTTCGTATCCAGCAGCAAGCCTGAACCAtgcattgcgtgtgtgtgtgtgtgtgtgtgtgtgtgtgtttaataattGCCTTTTATGCCTATTTATGATGTAGGTACAGTTGTGCTGGTCTCAAATTCGGAAAAGTGGACATTGGTCGATATGGAGATGTGTCCAAGAAGTAAGTATTTCCATTTCCTCTCACTGCTTAGTCCAGAAACATCCAAAGCATTCTGGGTGATGTTACTGTTCCTGACTATTACCGTCTTGCTCACAGGTACAAGGTGAGCACATCTCCTCTATCGAAGCAGCTGCCCTCCCTGGTCCTTTTCCAGGGAGGCAAAGAGGTCATGAGGCGCCCTCAAGTGGATAAGAAGGGAAGGGCAGTTTCCTGGAGCTTTACTGAGGTGAGGTAGTTCGATgcacagtacacaaacatgcttTACAAACATTAATCAAGGATCTCATGTGATGGCTTATGATTTCCCATAGCTTGTGCAAAAAGGCATAGACAGTAGAACGGTGCATTTTGGTGCCCTTCTTAAATGTCTGACAGTGTcttaatgtttatgacacacgTAAACACCCCTGGATTACTAACACGAGTCAAGACTGTCTTGGCAGTAGGAGTGTAGATGTCCGTGTACAGTGCTTTTGCATTTTTTGCAACTTTATATTAGCGCTAATGCACTCTATAGTACCTCATAAGATGTCTTCATTCTCTTTTTGTAGGAGAACATCATTAGGGAGTTTAATATGAATGAACTCTATCAGATGTCCAAGAAGCTCAGCAAGAGTAAGGGTGACAAGAGTGAGAAGGCCAACGAGTCCCAGTTCCCACCTGTgcctgaggaggaggagcctgAGGCTGAGGCCAATGCCCAGGAGGTGGAGACAGAGTCCAAGAAGGACAAATAGGAGGCCAAACTTCTCTTGAATGTTGTGATAATCGCCACAGGACTGGCTGGTATTATTCAAGAAGTATTGAGTGAAGTGAGTGAACTTAGCGGTACATACTGGAAACATGCTAaagattgtgtttttttcttctttttttccattgtaTAAATTGcgaattgcaatttaattgcaaaacaagtttttttaaagtatattaatacattaatttaaaatagtCCCTCCATGACAACTCCAGTTCTGCATAACGTTTCTTCACTGGACCTCTGTATAATAATATAACTAACTTTTCTTTTTAATGAGTAGGCATAATTTAAGATAATCTAATGAAACATTTCACGCTTTCTACCTCCGGTAGCATGATTAATTGTggttgtaaaaaaaagaaatccttAACACAGTTGAATTGAACAAGACTACAAGCAGAAGACTACTGTTTATTATTTACGTGATACCACAGGTCATGttccttgtttttttgtgtaagttttgtgtgtttttttttttgttacatctGCCTACTGGCATTACTGAGATTGTTTCTTCTCATACTGAAAAGGGACAAGGACATAGATGATTGGGGGTGGTATTTTAGTATCACAACCCTGAATCCATGGTTCTGCCTAGATATCTAACACTCCAGTCATTCCACAAGGGTCCTGGTGACTGTCATTCCTGAAGCAGGTGGCaagtttcatatttttttgGCTGCCATCAGACTTTCTGTTTCCCCTACAACCAGGATAAagttcttttttgtcatattgtGCACATTTCCTCCAAGGTGGTCCAGACCTGAAAACACTGAGGTCTTGAGTTGTTTTTAGCTTACATGTTTTTCCATTAAGCCATTATATCATTGTTAccattatttaaataaaccttCATTTTCTGTCACAGTCCTCAGGATGGATAATATCAGGTGGTTGAATACAGCTGATTGCAACTCCCCTCCCTCATGATACAGGTTACTGTGGTGATGGAATTCCTGCGGTCAACCTGTACTTATTTGTGCTTTGTATAAGTGAGCcttgcctttaaaaaaaaataagataaaaaaaaaaaacttgattcATTGTCAGTTCTTTTCACCCATCTTGCTCTGTGGTGACTGAAGAtgtaaaaatgttttgtttctcATATCAAATAAAACAACATGCGTAACTTCACTTCTTattttgtgtctgtctttgcTGATAATCTCAGGAGAGCACTTCCACCCTTATCGTCTCAACCACAAAGAGCAGTTTCATTCCTCAGTGTTCATTGAAACAGACATACTAATTTAGGAAAACATTTACACAATTGTAATAGCCCTGAGTTTCCAGTACACTGGAAAATGTGACGAGTACATCTGTGCGATTGCCTTAAAATCAGTCAGCTAAGGATGTTTTACCACAGACTCGCTGTTGTGTGAAATACAGACTATAAAATACTGTGGCAGGAGAACATGATTTATAAAAGACTGAAGCAACTCTGGAATGTGACCATAGTGAGCTGTGATGCAGTTACTGGTTCCATCAACATTTgtaaggtcagaggtcaaatatGACACTGAAAACCGCTGGATAAAACTGAATTTCAAAATAACTAGTCTTAGCACAATTCTACAAACAAGTCACCCACCTTTTTGAATTGATCTAACGGCCTACTGGCATAGTGaggcaaaataaaaacataattagtcAAGTCTGTGCAATGACAATGGAATTTCTTGACAATAACCAAGTCAAAAGGCAACAATTAACATTTTATAAACAGTATTTTTTATTACCAATTCTcaaccacacacgcacatacacacacatccacccacactGAGCTATACAGTATACTTCCCTCCCATATTTGCCATGTTCCTGCCTTCCTGCAGACTACTCTCTTCACCATCTTGTCTGGCAGGTGCATCCACTGGCCACATAT from Alosa alosa isolate M-15738 ecotype Scorff River chromosome 1, AALO_Geno_1.1, whole genome shotgun sequence harbors:
- the tmx2b gene encoding thioredoxin-related transmembrane protein 2-B, with product MALLTPLFAFLYHLPLVYKWLLKPYYIASLFMSLAFLMIRKTPGICEHLSSTREDGNSCDFDWREVEILMFLSAIVMLKNRRAITVEQHVGNIILFSKVANVFLFFRLDIRMGLLYLTLCIVFLMTCKPPLYMGPEYIKYFNDKTIDEELEKDSRVTWIVEFFANWSPECQSFAAVYADLSLKYSCAGLKFGKVDIGRYGDVSKKYKVSTSPLSKQLPSLVLFQGGKEVMRRPQVDKKGRAVSWSFTEENIIREFNMNELYQMSKKLSKSKGDKSEKANESQFPPVPEEEEPEAEANAQEVETESKKDK